A genomic stretch from Gemmobacter sp. 24YEA27 includes:
- a CDS encoding GNVR domain-containing protein gives MSDTDDTIDLLALLRTLWRGKLVVLGAALCCMILGGIYAWRVAVPLYSANAVVMLDARENSGMGLSAILGGLSTDSSTVNTEVQVLRGRTLIGRVVDELDLTADPEFNGALQPEGMTTTLRRSIGLGSDPVVLPPEEQAAQERASATTALLDQVTISNVPNSLVFQIAVTTESAAKSAKIADTIARLYIDDQMRVRFEATETAITWLSEQVIVLKKNIDVSEAAVREFRATTSVVDLETLGALDRQLKETRRRIELQTGQAADLRLRLERIESATDPLAKAISSGDEALIRLAERLQTDQPEADTTGSAQADPAETLRNFNAALARVTAFARQDLARVEAQDSSLREAEQKLAADFENQSRDLVTLEQLLREAEANRLLYDQFQTQLKETLAQQGIQRPDSRILSQAVMPSAPSAPRKSLILAMTLVLGTMIGTGIVLMREMMVNRIRTPQELEALTGRSVFAQVPKIDERSRKGVLGYLARNPASAAAEAIRNLRVSILLSSSEKAPQVIMITSSVPGEGKTTTTLALAQNMTMLGRKVLVIEGDVRLSPLSEYFDGIGKGKPGVAEVIEGKIPLSEAVQPIAGVGDLLSESKTTINAADLFSSERFAGLIAQARGLYDLILIDTPPVLVVPDARIIAQQADVVIFAVHWDRTSTDQVRAAMHQLELVNVTPAGFVLTLVDPQGMRRYGYGDSYGAYASYGKNYYTGEGKQIS, from the coding sequence ATGTCTGACACTGATGATACGATCGATCTTCTGGCCCTGCTGCGGACCCTCTGGCGCGGCAAGCTGGTGGTGCTTGGGGCTGCCCTTTGCTGCATGATCCTGGGCGGTATCTATGCCTGGCGTGTGGCTGTGCCACTTTATTCAGCAAATGCCGTCGTGATGCTGGACGCGCGCGAAAATTCCGGCATGGGGCTGAGTGCGATCCTCGGCGGGCTTTCGACCGACAGTTCGACTGTGAACACCGAAGTGCAGGTTCTGCGCGGGCGCACTCTGATCGGGCGGGTGGTGGATGAGCTGGATCTGACCGCAGATCCCGAGTTCAACGGCGCCTTGCAGCCCGAAGGTATGACGACGACGCTGCGTCGCAGCATCGGCCTTGGCTCTGATCCGGTTGTCTTGCCGCCTGAAGAACAAGCCGCGCAGGAGCGTGCATCTGCGACCACTGCGCTGCTGGATCAGGTGACGATTTCCAACGTACCCAACAGTCTTGTGTTCCAGATTGCCGTTACCACGGAATCCGCTGCGAAGTCCGCGAAGATCGCCGATACGATCGCGCGTCTCTATATTGATGATCAGATGCGGGTCCGCTTCGAGGCGACCGAGACCGCAATCACCTGGCTGTCGGAGCAGGTGATCGTTCTGAAGAAAAATATCGACGTTTCCGAGGCGGCGGTGCGCGAGTTCCGGGCCACCACCAGCGTGGTTGATCTGGAGACGCTTGGCGCGCTGGACCGGCAGCTCAAGGAAACCCGGCGCCGGATCGAATTGCAGACCGGGCAGGCGGCGGATCTGAGATTACGTCTTGAGCGTATCGAAAGCGCCACTGATCCGCTGGCAAAGGCGATTTCCAGTGGGGATGAGGCGCTGATCCGTCTGGCTGAAAGGCTTCAGACGGATCAGCCGGAAGCCGACACGACCGGATCCGCACAGGCAGATCCTGCAGAGACCCTCCGTAACTTCAATGCGGCCCTCGCCCGTGTGACGGCGTTCGCCCGCCAGGATCTGGCGCGGGTCGAAGCCCAGGACAGTTCGCTGCGCGAAGCGGAGCAGAAGCTTGCCGCTGATTTCGAGAACCAGTCACGCGACCTGGTGACGCTTGAGCAACTGCTGCGCGAGGCAGAGGCCAATCGCCTGCTTTACGATCAGTTCCAGACCCAGCTGAAAGAAACCCTCGCCCAGCAGGGGATTCAGCGCCCCGACAGCCGGATCCTGTCACAGGCGGTGATGCCTTCCGCGCCTTCCGCCCCGCGCAAAAGCCTGATCCTTGCGATGACGCTGGTGCTTGGCACGATGATCGGCACCGGGATCGTGCTGATGCGCGAAATGATGGTCAACCGGATTCGCACGCCGCAGGAGCTTGAGGCGCTGACCGGCCGCTCGGTCTTTGCCCAGGTGCCGAAGATTGATGAGCGCAGCCGCAAGGGCGTGCTGGGATATCTGGCGCGCAACCCGGCTTCGGCCGCCGCCGAGGCGATCCGCAATCTCAGGGTCTCGATCCTGCTGTCTTCGTCAGAAAAGGCGCCGCAGGTCATCATGATCACCTCTTCGGTTCCCGGTGAGGGCAAGACCACAACGACGCTGGCGCTGGCGCAGAATATGACCATGCTTGGTCGTAAAGTGCTGGTGATCGAGGGCGATGTCCGCCTCTCGCCGCTCAGCGAGTATTTCGACGGGATCGGCAAGGGGAAACCCGGCGTGGCCGAGGTGATCGAGGGGAAGATCCCGCTGTCGGAGGCGGTTCAGCCGATTGCCGGCGTCGGAGATCTGCTGTCTGAATCGAAAACCACAATCAATGCCGCGGATCTCTTTTCTTCCGAGCGCTTCGCTGGCCTGATCGCGCAGGCGCGCGGGCTCTATGATCTGATCCTGATCGATACGCCGCCGGTCCTTGTCGTGCCTGATGCCAGGATCATCGCGCAACAGGCGGATGTGGTGATTTTCGCCGTGCATTGGGACCGTACTTCGACCGATCAGGTCCGGGCCGCAATGCACCAGCTTGAGCTGGTCAATGTGACGCCGGCGGGCTTTGTGCTGACGCTGGTCGACCCGCAGGGGATGCGGCGCTACGGCTATGGCGACAGCTATGGTGCCTATGCCAGCTACGGCAAAAATTATTATACGGGTGAAGGCAAACAGATCTCATAG